The genomic DNA AGTGTTTGGGATTCTTTGGAACATGTTTACTTTCATAATTTGGTGACCATTTGCGTGTGTGATGGTCTGGGATTTTGTGGTCCATAAATTCTTGTTAGGGATTTAATTTCTCTGTACATCCTTGCCATGTGTATATGGTCAATGCCTGGATGGGATTCTTGTCTGAAGATGATATGTAATCTAGTTGTTTTTGGGCAACTTGTATCTGTGCTATGTATACAGGAATACGGGTTGCATATATGGTTCTAGTTCGTCATCAGACCAGATATGTCATTCCCAGCCAAGAGATGATTTATCTCCAGATTCTGCTGAAACAAGTCGCGATTTGTATTCCAAACATGTTATACTGTGTGAAATTCTTCAGAAACGAGCCAATAAAAAGGTAAAGTTGATCCTAAAACTGTAACCCCTTCTTTTAACATGCCACACATGAGAATTGCCACTCTTAATTTGTTAAGTGCTTTTCGACATCACTGATAAATCAAATTCTGCAGCCCTATTTTCTTCAAAGAAACCTTTGTTACAAGATACATGCCAAGCAAAAAAAGAGGTAACATCCTTCAATGGTTTGGGATTTCAGTATTTCCACCCTGCATTGGTATTGTTTTGCATTCACTTGAGCTTTTGGGTCGGTATAGCATCTTATTCTACTTAGAGCTTTGTTATTCAGTATATTTTGCTAGAGACTTTGTTGAACCATTTCTAAGAAATATAAGTAAGAAATGAAGCTTGATTGCACACTTTATACTAGAACTTCTGGTAACCAAGCCATGATATATCCAATGTGCGGTACAGGCGCACAGCTTCACATACTTCAGCATAATTTGGAGGGCATCAAGATTTTCGATTCAAAAAGCATGTTAATTTTTAGCTGAACAACACACTTTTTTCATTTGTGTAACATATATGCATTGGATGTTTCCTTCTGCAGGAAATGCAACCCAAACTATAATATTTGGAAtgctttgtttttattttcagtTGAAACTTTTGTATTTCAGAAATGAGTGCGAACTTTGTTTGACTATTGTCATGGATCTAAACTTAAGTAGGACTTTAGATGGGGGTATCTGTCCCTCAAATTTTCATCTTCAATTACCTTGGACCCATTCATTTTTTATCTTAGGAATGGTTGCAACAGGTGACGCTATTTTGAGAGTTCTAACACCAAGGCTTGTAGAGTCTTTGACATGATTGAAgtgattttttcttcttcttttttttttcgaatacgcaggagagctgcacaTCTTTGAATTTAAGGAGAAGAATAGTTCAATTAcaagcctaccccaacttgcttgggaaaaaaggctatgttgttgttgttgtaatagTTCAATTACAAAACACCACATCCCACCTTGGACTAGAATGGGGATGATGAACAAAGGTTTAAAAAACAAACCATTACAAATTAAACTTCATGAAAGACCTGACCCCCAACTCTTCTAAGGCTCAAATCTACTGAGCCACCCGGCCCTCAACAAGGGCAGCAAGACCCTTCGCACCTGCAGCGAGCCACAATTTCCGTTCATCCTTAAAATCCAGGAGTGTACTCTGCAGATTGGGAGCAGACCCATCAAAAACACAAGCATTCCAATGTTTCCAGAGGATCCATGCTCCAAGAATGATCAGAGAATTGAAACCCTTTTTGTGTTGTTTAGGAATTTTTCTCCAAGGTTTCTTCCACAATCAGTCAACGAAATGCTTCTTCGGCTAGGTACCAAATTTGTTAGACCCAGGGGCTGCAAAATGGAAAACCATAATTGTCTAGCGAACACACGTGAAGTGTGGAGGTGTTTATGAAATTGGAGCTACTTTGTTTATGAAAGTTGAGTACCTTCTGTTTTCAGGACCCCAGCAGCTCAGGCGAgcaaattatattaaaaaaacccGTAAAACCAAACATGTTTTACCTTTCAAGATTAAATCCTACCCTGTAAGTGTGAATCAATTATCAAGCAGAGAAACTTGTAAACTAATCCAAATGGCTGTATGTCTGACATCATTTTGTTTTTTAGAAGCTAATAACTACATGGTTGCCACTTATCTATGACAAAAACAAGATGATAGACAGGCTGAAGGAGGCCTAAGAAATTATTAAGTTTGTTTGAGGAATGAATTTTGTGATTGATTACTGATATTCTTGAAATTTGTTTGTTGCAAATactgaaattctcttgttttcATGAGTATAGGATTGAGATAACCATATCATTGTCTGGAAGTTCAAATCCTGAAGTGCAGGCACAGAATATCTTTCCACTGTATGCTTTGTTTGCTAAACCAATTAGTGCTGTTTCACATGAAGGGGTAAGTCTATCCTCCTTATGCAACTGAAATTTTATGGCCACCAAATGCCCCCTTTCTCATTTATGACATGACTTTGCAGCATTCTCCAGTATATCAGTTCAGCCAGGCTTGTTTGTTGACTTGTTTTGATGAATCTGGACATAACAACCACACTGAAGCCACATTCATCTTTCGAGACCTGAAGACTTTAGCTAACATTATCCTTGTTAGCTGCGGTATATTGTGCATCCTATTCCTATGAAATTATCTGTGTTCTgtatttctttgatttcatcaagtttgattgttttttttttccgatGTTAAGGACAAGTTGGACAAACACCTGATGAAAATAACTTCTCCGAGAGCCATATGGAGAATCCTTCTCTTGAAAGTAAGTTTATGATTTTCATTTTGTGGAAGACATtgaataatttctaaaatatattgCCTCCTATTGTCATCTATATCTGGAATTGTCATATCTAGCCCATTAGGACCCATGCGAAGGAGCAGTGCTAAACCAGGTTCCCTAGGGCTGGTGGGGTACTGCTCATGTGCAGTGCTGTTCAATAGTACCGTGTGGCATGCTAGGCCCAGGGTGAGTCCATTCTGTTAGAGATTAGGTTATATTGGTTTTAGTTGTTATCTGTTTCTTTAGTTCTAGAGATAGGTGAGTCCTCCCGTCTATATATAGATGGACTTTCTATCGATTTTCATCAAGCAAGAAAAATACCAGTTTATTAGGGTTAGCCTCTTTATCCCTGCCCTTGTGGTGTGGTCGCTGGGTGTCTGCATGGTCGTGCTGCTAGGGTTCAGGGCCATCTAAAGTATGTCCATGCAGGAATATGGAACACCAAAACATCTTTTTAATACTAACACTGAAGGTCTCTGTCTTAATGTTCTTGTGTCTGTAGCCTGTATGGTGTATGGATTCTACTATCTCGCATTATTCTGCATCCAACATGCCACACACATCCGGGAACCTCCTGCCTTTCATTTCCACAGTTATCGGTGGATAACTAGTTCACAAAATGCTTTGCCATGTTATGCAACGCAAAGTGTTCGCCTTGTTTGCATGTTATACCAAAGGAGTGCATAAGTATCTTTAAACAGAGACTGCATTAGTATCCTTTTACTGAGACAGACATACCGATGTCCTTATACTTGTGAGTAATATGAAATATTCTTCTTGCTTATGGTGTCTTCATAATTGCATCTTCCGCACATAACAAATATAGTATAAATGTGTATCTTCTAGGCAGAGTGACAGATAGTCTCGTACAAACAAACCATATCCTTATCATGTGAACTATTTTTTTATGGCGCATTTTAACAGAGCTTGGAGGACAATGTTTCTGGGGTAAGATACCGAATGGTTTACTTTCTTCATCATTGGAGTGTTCCGTGGATTTAAGCTTAGGACGGACTAAGCAGTTTGCTTTGCCAATTACTATGAACCCAGGCTTCATAGAGGTATGCAACTAGGTCCTTATACTATATATATTGCATATTCTAATGGGTTTACGCCTTTTTATAAAGGTCTACTTTATCCCCCTTAAGAATGGTATTGTTTGGTTGATCccctgaattttttttctttgtctgCTTAACCCTTGGACTATTACTGGATGCACGTGGTCATTACATAACCATCTTTTATCTACCATTGCATTGCACATGGTTGGTGTGTGTCGGCACCACCCAAGCTCAGGTTCATGCCCTCAGCTAAATTTTGGATCTTGTTTAATTGAAAATTACCTAGTTCCTTACTTCATTACTCCTAGGGCTGTACCTAACTTTGGCTTTTGGGTGCTACTTTATCCATGTTTTCCTAACATATCTTTCACTTCCATTATGCTTATTGCTTCTAACAGTAACAGTATGCTAATCGTATTTTCCGTTGTTGTTAATTGTTGATTTGTTATTGCAGCAAAAATTTCTCAAGCAGAGCAGTTTCTTGACATTTTGTTCTCGTAAGCTTAATGCTGTGGTGAGGTCCTTCCTATTCCTCTGTTTATTGTTCAATGTATTTAATATTTATTGATTTTTGTGTGATAAATATTGTCAGTGGAGTACAACTATCTTGTAATCTACTATTGTACTTTTGCTGAGGTTTTTGAGCCTTGTTGTTTCAGTGTCCATATCAATTACAAGTAAGCATATGTGCCCACGAGGTCGGCGCAAGAGACATGTTTAAATCTCCTTATAATTATTACTCATACAATGATGTCCCACCGTCTTCTTTACCACATATCATAAGGTAATGATAACATTCCATAGAGCTCTCTCATGTTATTAATTGTGCATTTTCTTCATTCTTCTGTGCTCTTTACATGACCGCCCACTATAGGAATGGTTGTTCTTAATACTTGCGCGCTCTATCTTCAAATGTGATACTTTATTTGCTGTTTGAATTATATTGAGAGGGGACCTGCAGATCATTACATCTTGTCCTTACTGTTAGAGTACATACATTATGTAATTATTCCCTTTGTACATCTTCATATCTGCCCCTTTGGGCATGGTAGCAGATGAGTTGCATTCCTAACACTTACGTAGTTTACTTGGAGAGTGTGAATAGGTTGAGGCTAATACTGGAGCTTGTCCAATACATGCTAAGGCAAACTGTGATATGCATGTCATGATGCATTTGATAGCGAGTCTTTAGTTAGGTTGATGCTGCAATAACTTTCTAATACAAGCTGGTAAAATCTGCTTTTGAGATAATATAAGtaatttcatactttagaactGGGCTTTAGATTTCGGAGCTAGCTCTTATATAGAATGGTGTGGTGCACTTGAAGCTGATCTAGACCAACTAGCATTACCTGACGTTATTGCCAAGGAATAGAATTTTTGTGGGCCTAGCTATAGCAGCTTGCTTTATATTCGTTCTTTATCAAATACATTGGCGTATTGATGTATCTAATTTCGCTGTGATAAATTTTGTTCCCACAGGTTAAGAGTTGGAAATGTGCTCTTTAAGTACGGAAACAATATTTGCGAGACAGAAGGTACACATGCAGAAGCCAAGAACTTTGTTACCTATATTTTGTTTGGTTGATACAAGCTACCTTGGTTTGTTTTCAATTTAGCTGTCACACATTTTTCCCAATACCAGATTTGCAAATCCCAGTTAAGATAATTTTATTAGAGGCAAAATATAACTATATGAGTATATGActaccctttaattatgttCCTTCTAGTGGAACAGAAGCTAGCAGCTTTTGTTCAATGGTGGAAATTGTTAGTTCTAGAATAAATTCACAGGTGTAATCCTGTTGTAATCGTGTCATGTAATCGTGTCGTAGTTGCTGCTTTGTCGCGTAGAATCTTGAGTGGGCCGGAGATGTGCGCGTGCCCACACCGAGACCGCGTTCAGTGTCTGACCCCGTCGCGATGCCGTTCGTGCATGTCCCGCGGCGATCCGAAAAAGAGGGCGATCGCGGGGGCGTCGTGGCGACGGGGTGGCCGGGCTTTGTGCCTATGTATCTGAGATCTGATGCAACAAATAAGCACGTCAGTTGGTGCCGTACTCTTGCGTGtgttcttcttccaagtgttcgCATGCGTTCCTGCAAAGCTCACGTCGCCGCGGTCACCATCGAGCCCGGCGGCGCGACACCTCCGATCGGCGCTGATCCCCGGCGTTCAGTTCCAACAAGTGGCATCAGAGCCGGTGGATGTTCTATAGCGGATCTGTAAGCCCGCCTAGATCACCAGCCTTGAAGAAACCCAAGAAGGAGGAAATGAGTGACGTCGGTCCGAGCTCCGGCGTCGATGGCGTGAAGGAGGGCTCACTGATGTGGCCTATGCTGTTGCGATCGAACTACACCGAGTGGGCGATGCTAATGCAGTGCAACTACGAAGCCATGGAGATATGGGAGACCATCGAgcccggcggcgctggcgtgaAGCGCGCCAGGACCGACAAGCCATGAGCGCGCTGCTGCGATCCGTACCCAAAGAGACGTGGCAGACATTGGGTGGCAAGAAGACCGTCAAGGAGGCGTGGGAGGCGGTGAAGACGATGCGGCTCGGCTCAGATCGCCTGAAGGACGTCAACGCCCAGAAGTTCTCGAAGGAGTTCGAGAATCTCCTGTTCAAGGAGGGGGAGACGATCGACGATTTCGGCATGCACATCACCAACCTCGTCGCCGACCTGAAAGCTCTCGATGAGACAATTGACGACATCAAGGTCATCAAGAAGTTTCTGCGCGTCGTGCCTCCGCGCTACACTAGCGTGGTCGTCTCGATTGAGATGTTCTGCGACCTCAAGATGCTCACCGTGGAGGAGTTGATCGGACGCCTGCGCGCGGCTGAGGAACGTCTCGAAGAGAAGGTAGAACAGATCACTGACAAAGCCAGCCAGTTGTTACTGGCAGAAGAGGATTGGCTAGAGAAACATCGGCACCGTTTCCAGTCAAATCCAAGCCGAGAGGGGGGAAGCAATCACAATGCAGGCCAGGGAAGAGGCAAGGCACCACAGCGTTCTGATGGTGCAAAATCAGGCAATCCCGGGGCAGTGAAGTTGACCTCAGAAGGTACACCTCGGCGAAAGGGAAGATGCAGAAACTGTGGCATTTGGAGCCACTGGGCAGAGGACTGCACTCGTCCTAAGAAACAGAAGAAAGGAGAGAAGCGCGAGGCAAATGCAGCGGTCTGTGCAGAAGAGAAGCCGACCTTGTTCATGGCCGTTTCGTCAGGTGTGGTGCACACGCCGGTACACACTGTGCACCTTGTCCAGGACAGGGTAGTGCCAGTGGAGTGTGCTAGTGGAGTGTGGGTGCTGGACTCAGGTGCTAGCAACCATATGACCGGGTGCCGAGAAGCACTAGCACACCTTGATGAAGGAGTTCGCGGCACAGTGCGTTTTGGTGATGGCTCCAGCGTTGAGATACATGGGCTTGGCTCCATGGTGATCCAAGGACGGCAGCAAGAACACAAGGTACTCACTGATATATACTACATTCCTAAACTCAGAAGTAGTATTGTTAGTTTGGGTCAACTTGAGGAATTGGGCTATGAGATATCTCTGAAGAATGGGAAGTTAAATGTACTTGACGGCCATACTCTGTTGATATCTGCACCAAGAACTGCTAACCGTCTTTATACAGTTAAGTTCAACTCAGTTTCACCAATATGTCTCCTGACAAAACTTGATGATGAGGCATGGGAGTGGCATGCAAGGTTTGGACACCTAAATTTCAGGTCACTGCGTGATTTGGGCAGAAAAGAAATGGTGTCAGGTATGCCTGTTGTTGAGAGAGTGGAGCAAGTTTGTGATGGTTGTGCGTTGGGAAAACAGCACAAAGCCCCATTCCCAGCAGCCTCGTCATATCGAGCTGAGAAGGGACTTGAATTAGTTCATGCTGACCTCTGTGGAAAAATAGAGCCACCAACCCCAGGTGGCAGATCCTATTTCCTGTTAATTGTGGATGATTTCAGCAGGTTCATGTGGGTTGAAATGCTGAAGAGCAAAGATGAGGCACTGAGCTACATAAAGAAGGTGAAGTCAAGAGCTGAAACTCAAATGGAAACAAAACTGAAAGCAATTAGAACTGATAGAGGAGGTGAGTTCAACTCAACCAGTTTCAGTGCTTTTTGCAATGATTTTGGCATTATGCACTATACAACTGCTCCATACACCCCCCAGCAAAATGGAGTAGTAGAGTGTAGAAACCAGACAGTAGTTGAGATGGCTAGGTGCATGATGAAAAGCAAAAGTGTGCCAGCTTGCTATTGGGGAGAAGCTGTTGCAACTGCAGTATATATCCTGAATAGAGCACCAACAAAAAGCCTAGAGGGGGTCACACCCTATGAAGCATGGCATGGTAAAAAACCTAGAGTGGATCACATGAGAATTTTTGGGTGTATTGCTTATGTTAAGAAAGTTGGGCCAGGTGTGAAGAAACTTTCTGACAGATCTCAGAAAATGGTTTTCATTGGCTATGAGGAAGGTACAAAAGGCTATAGGCTACTTGATCCTGTTTCTAAGACACTTCATGTTAGCAGGGATGTGATATTTGAGGAAGATTTAGGATGGGACTGAACAAGTACTTTAGTTCAGAACCAGCCTGATCATTTCATTGTTGAATATCCTGTCACTGTACACGGTCCGGCAACAGCTCCAGAAGCAGGAAATTCAGAACC from Panicum virgatum strain AP13 chromosome 7N, P.virgatum_v5, whole genome shotgun sequence includes the following:
- the LOC120681509 gene encoding polycomb group protein EMF2B-like isoform X2, whose amino-acid sequence is MSCQVSPDGAAMNTGCIYGSSSSSDQICHSQPRDDLSPDSAETSRDLYSKHVILCEILQKRANKKPYFLQRNLCYKIHAKQKKRIEITISLSGSSNPEVQAQNIFPLYALFAKPISAVSHEGHSPVYQFSQACLLTCFDESGHNNHTEATFIFRDLKTLANIILVSCGQVGQTPDENNFSESHMENPSLEKLGGQCFWGKIPNGLLSSSLECSVDLSLGRTKQFALPITMNPGFIEQKFLKQSSFLTFCSRKLNAVCPYQLQVSICAHEVGARDMFKSPYNYYSYNDVPPSSLPHIIRLRVGNVLFKYGNNICETEVTEDFCCSFCLIKCGSFMGLKYHLISSHDQFNFEFWISEKEQGVNVSLKRNTWTNEVLLCQTRQLILPVHYMAAIYHHQEYSSSERPGDYLSTRLTPEISNSFKNVNSSILTQDSQWHLKKFSQIMIVKTKLMMMLLTLKIEGVIVDSHMPWACKAFSQLHGQLLARNPSLLRCWRFFMIKLWNHNLIDACTMNSCNVIIDEVKNKKSSDPK